The following proteins are co-located in the Manihot esculenta cultivar AM560-2 chromosome 7, M.esculenta_v8, whole genome shotgun sequence genome:
- the LOC110618786 gene encoding protein WHAT'S THIS FACTOR 9, mitochondrial yields the protein MFLPKPKSSVLKQLFFVTFQNPILSRANHLYQKLPQQYTQTCNYVDVYMKWKKDSYYESIEHIHKSKELKPILSLKDFIAQNPNGCIPISDVSKRGLQFDVKIKVARFLRQYPSIFEEFVGPKYNLPWFRLTEEAAAINREENKVLEEYKEDLKERLKKFILMSKEKVLPFKIIKGMLWYLGLPEDFLQHQDKNFDSSFRVVELEDGSKGLGVESTKKILSVLQKNAMRKGLYYGEPMEAIEFPLFPSKGLRLRRKIQDWLKEFQKLPYVSPYEDNSHLDPNSDIGEKRVVGLLHEFLSLFVEHSVERKKLLCLKKYFELPQKVHKAFERHPHMFYLSFRNKTCTTILKEAYGDDELAMERHPMAMIRKKYIKLMKESEVILKRRRANNPFLEYKKLDFEMDSVNEERREEEKQ from the coding sequence ATGTTCCTTCCAAAACCCAAGTCTAGTGTCTTGAAACAATTGTTCTTTGTCACTTTTCAAAATCCAATCCTTTCCCGTGCTAATCACCTCTACCAAAAGCTACCTCAACAGTACACACAAACCTGCAATTATGTGGATGTGTACATGAAATGGAAGAAAGATTCATACTATGAGTCGATAGAGCACATACACAAGTCCAAGGAGCTCAAACCCATcctttctttgaaagatttcatAGCCCAAAACCCAAATGGTTGTATCCCAATCTCTGATGTATCAAAAAGAGGACTGCAATTTGATGTGAAGATCAAGGTTGCTAGGTTTTTGAGACAATATCCCTCAATCTTTGAGGAGTTTGTTGGTCCAAAATATAATTTGCCTTGGTTTAGATTGACGGAAGAAGCTGCTGCAATTAATAGAGAAGAGAACAAGGTGCTTGAGGAGTATAAAGAGGATTTGAAAGAGAGATTGAAGAAGTTTATATTAATGAGTAAGGAGAAGGTATTGCCTTTCAAGATTATTAAAGGCATGTTATGGTATTTGGGTTTACCGGAAGATTTTTTGCAGCATCAAGATAAGAATTTTGACAGTTCTTTTAGAGTTGTGGAGTTGGAGGATGGATCAAAGGGATTGGGTGTTGAAAGTACCAAAAAGATTTTGTCAGTATTGCAGAAAAATGCAATGAGGAAAGGGTTATATTATGGAGAGCCAATGGAGGCAATTGAATTTCCCCTTTTCCCATCAAAGGGTTTGAGGTTGAGGAGAAAGATTCAGGATTGGTTGAAAGAGTTCCAAAAACTTCCTTATGTATCACCCTATGAAGATAATTCACATTTAGATCCTAACAGTGATATTGGagagaaaagagttgtgggtttGCTTCACgaatttctttctttgtttgttGAGCATTCAGTAGAAAGGAAGAAGCTTTTGTGCCTTAAGAAGTATTTTGAGTTGCCCCAGAAGGTGCATAAGGCATTTGAAAGGCATCCCCACATGTTTTACTTGTCTTTCAGGAACAAGACTTGCACAACAATTCTTAAGGAGGCATATGGTGATGATGAACTGGCTATGGAGAGGCATCCAATGGCGATGATCAGGAAGAAGTACATTAAGTTGATGAAGGAATCAGAGGTGATTTTGAAGAGGAGAAGAGCAAACAATCCATTTCTTGAATATAAGAAGTTGGATTTTGAAATGGATTCTgtcaatgaagaaagaagagaagaggagaaacAGTAG